The Rhodothermus profundi genome includes a window with the following:
- the floA gene encoding flotillin-like protein FloA (flotillin-like protein involved in membrane lipid rafts), translated as MELLFSSGLILLILIVAGVALFFYFVPVGLWITAYFSGVRLKLVRDLVGMRLRKVPPHVIVKPLITAHKAGIHLETAQLEAHYLAGGNVQKVVNALISADKANIDLSFERAAAIDLAGRDVYEAVQVSVNPKVIETPPVSAVAKDGIQVRAIARVTVRADIERLVGGAGEETIIARVGEGIVSTIGSAETHKEVLENPDRISKTVLEKGLDAGTAFEILSIDIADVDVGENIGAKLQTDQAEADLRVARAKAEERRAAAVAREQEMRALVQEMRAKVVEAEAEIPKAIAEALRKGNLGVLDYYNLRNIQADTEMRRAIGGASEEEAEGA; from the coding sequence ATGGAACTGCTATTCTCGTCTGGCCTGATCCTGCTGATTCTGATCGTGGCAGGTGTGGCCCTGTTTTTCTACTTTGTGCCGGTCGGCCTCTGGATTACCGCCTACTTTTCAGGCGTTCGGCTCAAACTGGTGCGTGATCTGGTGGGCATGCGGCTGCGCAAAGTGCCGCCGCACGTGATTGTTAAGCCTCTAATTACCGCGCATAAAGCAGGAATTCATCTGGAAACCGCTCAGCTTGAAGCGCACTACCTGGCCGGTGGTAACGTGCAAAAGGTTGTCAATGCGTTGATTTCGGCAGATAAAGCGAATATTGACCTGAGCTTTGAACGGGCTGCTGCGATTGATCTGGCCGGACGCGACGTGTACGAGGCCGTGCAGGTGTCGGTCAATCCCAAAGTGATTGAAACACCCCCGGTTTCGGCCGTCGCGAAAGATGGCATTCAGGTCCGGGCCATTGCACGGGTAACCGTGCGCGCTGACATTGAACGTCTGGTAGGCGGTGCTGGAGAGGAAACCATCATCGCCCGCGTAGGCGAAGGCATCGTGTCAACTATCGGGTCGGCAGAAACGCACAAGGAAGTGCTGGAAAATCCAGATCGTATCTCGAAAACGGTGCTCGAAAAAGGACTGGACGCCGGCACGGCCTTTGAAATTCTGTCAATCGATATTGCCGACGTGGACGTAGGCGAAAACATCGGGGCCAAGCTGCAAACCGATCAGGCGGAAGCGGACCTGCGCGTGGCCCGGGCCAAGGCCGAAGAGCGGCGGGCAGCCGCTGTAGCGCGTGAGCAGGAAATGCGGGCGCTGGTGCAGGAGATGCGCGCCAAGGTGGTTGAGGCCGAAGCGGAAATCCCCAAGGCCATTGCCGAAGCGCTTCGCAAGGGCAATCTGGGCGTGCTCGACTACTACAACCTGCGCAATATTCAAGCCGACACTGAAATGCGCCGGGCGATTGGAGGGGCTTCCGAGGAAGAAGCCGAGGGCGCGTGA
- a CDS encoding HEAT repeat domain-containing protein — MKWFDPTRFFSLSYDALLFRLVIDLLIVLSGLASGLVVLAILLRIRNDRLQQTRKQLEAMWRPLLMKVLMGECPPAELQQRIAPAHRFFFLEFVYRYARRVQGQDFQTLCLLARPFLPYIRDELKKAAPEERARRLQILGLLGFEDYQEDLIAALDDPSPLVAIVAFRQLARGDRPEFAPLLVAKLDRVRHFSHEMLASLLASMGGCVLPPLREILRDPSQPAWRRAIAANVLARLNDATAGPLAAQALQTPELPGALLVALLRLLGTVGTPEMLPVLRVYLTHPEEEVRAEAVRALGQIGGSQAVPLLVKALDDPSPWVAFFAAAGLRRAGQNTLLRQIANSKHPRHDLVRQVLAEERLPSDTVSP, encoded by the coding sequence ATGAAGTGGTTCGATCCGACACGCTTTTTCTCTCTTTCGTACGACGCCCTGCTCTTCCGCCTGGTGATCGATCTACTGATCGTGCTGTCGGGGCTGGCTTCAGGGCTTGTCGTGCTGGCCATCCTGCTACGCATTCGCAACGACCGGCTCCAGCAGACGCGCAAGCAACTGGAAGCAATGTGGCGACCGCTCCTGATGAAAGTGTTAATGGGAGAGTGCCCGCCTGCCGAGCTGCAACAGCGCATCGCTCCAGCGCACCGGTTCTTTTTTCTGGAATTTGTCTATCGCTACGCTCGTCGCGTGCAGGGTCAGGATTTCCAGACACTCTGCTTGTTGGCCCGTCCTTTCCTGCCCTATATCCGCGATGAACTGAAAAAAGCGGCGCCGGAAGAACGGGCACGACGACTTCAAATTCTGGGATTACTTGGGTTTGAAGACTACCAGGAGGATCTGATTGCCGCCCTGGACGATCCCTCTCCCCTGGTAGCTATTGTAGCGTTTCGGCAACTGGCGCGAGGCGACCGTCCCGAATTTGCTCCGCTACTGGTAGCCAAACTGGACCGCGTCCGGCACTTCAGTCATGAAATGCTGGCTTCCCTTCTGGCCAGCATGGGTGGTTGCGTGTTGCCCCCGCTCCGGGAGATACTCCGCGACCCCTCGCAGCCTGCCTGGAGACGAGCTATCGCCGCCAACGTACTGGCCCGCCTGAACGACGCGACAGCCGGTCCGCTGGCTGCGCAGGCGCTGCAAACCCCGGAGCTGCCCGGCGCCCTGCTCGTTGCCCTGCTGCGCCTGCTGGGCACGGTAGGCACCCCGGAAATGCTCCCCGTGCTCCGTGTCTATCTGACACACCCAGAGGAAGAAGTTCGCGCCGAAGCAGTTCGCGCCCTTGGTCAAATCGGAGGTTCGCAAGCCGTTCCGTTGTTGGTGAAAGCCCTGGACGATCCTTCCCCCTGGGTGGCGTTTTTTGCCGCCGCGGGTCTGCGTCGGGCCGGTCAGAACACCCTGCTCCGCCAGATTGCTAACAGCAAGCATCCGCGGCACGATCTTGTCCGTCAGGTCCTGGCCGAGGAACGACTACCCTCCGACACTGTCTCTCCATGA
- a CDS encoding glycosyltransferase family 2 protein has protein sequence MKEAFLAFLAVFHGIVLVYYVVLNGYYLITSLFAFWALRRHARREASMDIDDLIATAGAPAVTLIVPTYNEAATIEEACRSLLSLQYPEYEILIVNDGSTDNTLEVLRQTYHLIPTPRYPLARIPTARVRATYQSRTHPNLWVIDKENGKRADAINAGINFCRTPLLCIVDADGILERDALIRIVRPFLEDDRTIATGGIIRIVNGCVVRDGVVQEVRLPRNMLAKFQVLEYLRAFLAGRVGWDALKIMLLISGAFGMFRRSLVVAVGGLARDSIGEDLELTVRLHRYCRERGLPYAIHFVPDPVAWTEVPETIATLGRQRDRWHRGLIDTMRRHLRLLLNPRYGRIGMVAFPYFFFFEMIGPLIEFMGYIVFTVVLLLGLAHLPFVLLFLTVTILLGAVISFAAVGLEELSFRRYPRIRDLLELFLLAFLENFGYRQLHTYFRFRGFISYFRGQTGWGHMERKGFQTA, from the coding sequence ATGAAAGAGGCTTTCCTGGCTTTTCTTGCAGTTTTTCACGGAATTGTCCTGGTGTACTATGTGGTGCTCAACGGGTATTATCTGATCACCAGTCTGTTTGCATTCTGGGCGCTTCGTCGCCATGCTCGCCGCGAAGCCTCTATGGATATCGACGACCTGATTGCCACAGCCGGTGCTCCCGCTGTAACGCTCATCGTGCCCACCTATAACGAAGCAGCTACCATTGAAGAAGCCTGCCGCTCGCTGCTCAGCCTTCAATATCCGGAGTATGAAATCCTGATCGTCAATGACGGCTCTACCGACAACACCCTGGAGGTGCTACGCCAGACCTATCACCTTATCCCGACTCCCCGGTACCCCCTGGCCCGCATTCCAACAGCCCGCGTGCGCGCGACCTATCAGAGCCGCACCCATCCTAACCTGTGGGTCATTGACAAAGAAAACGGTAAACGAGCCGACGCAATCAATGCGGGCATCAACTTTTGTCGCACGCCCCTGCTCTGCATTGTAGATGCCGATGGGATTCTGGAACGCGACGCCCTGATTCGCATTGTTCGTCCCTTCCTTGAGGATGACCGGACGATCGCGACCGGAGGGATCATCCGAATTGTCAATGGCTGCGTGGTCCGGGATGGCGTTGTACAGGAAGTGCGCCTGCCTCGAAATATGCTGGCCAAGTTTCAGGTATTGGAATACCTGCGGGCCTTTCTGGCTGGCCGCGTCGGATGGGATGCCTTAAAGATTATGCTGCTCATTTCCGGTGCTTTTGGCATGTTTCGCCGATCCCTGGTGGTCGCTGTGGGCGGTCTGGCGCGCGACAGCATCGGAGAAGACCTGGAGCTGACCGTTCGCCTGCATCGCTACTGCCGAGAACGGGGCCTGCCCTATGCGATCCATTTTGTCCCAGACCCTGTAGCCTGGACGGAAGTGCCAGAAACAATCGCAACTCTGGGGCGACAACGCGACCGCTGGCATCGAGGATTGATCGACACCATGCGGCGTCATCTTCGCCTGCTGCTCAATCCACGTTATGGCCGCATTGGTATGGTCGCCTTCCCATACTTTTTCTTTTTTGAGATGATAGGCCCGCTGATTGAGTTTATGGGATACATTGTCTTTACCGTAGTGCTGCTGCTGGGCCTTGCTCACCTGCCTTTTGTGCTGCTGTTTCTGACGGTTACCATCCTGTTAGGAGCCGTAATTTCTTTTGCAGCCGTAGGGCTGGAAGAACTGAGCTTTCGCCGCTACCCACGCATTCGAGACCTGCTGGAGCTATTTTTACTGGCCTTTCTGGAGAACTTTGGCTATCGCCAGCTGCACACCTACTTTCGGTTTCGGGGCTTTATTTCCTACTTCCGGGGCCAGACCGGCTGGGGTCATATGGAACGAAAAGGATTCCAAACAGCCTGA
- the moaC gene encoding cyclic pyranopterin monophosphate synthase MoaC — protein MPEELQTPSYALTHLDPEGGVRMVDVSAKGPTVRTAVASGRVVVPPEVLRAITAHEVRKGDVLTVAQLAGIMGAKQTSLLIPLCHHVNLTAIDLELKPNQETNSIEIRAYTKATGPTGVEMEALTAVSIAALTIYDMCKSLSKEIVITDIQLLAKTGGASGDYRKTTAR, from the coding sequence ATGCCGGAGGAACTGCAGACGCCCTCGTATGCGCTGACGCACCTGGATCCGGAAGGCGGGGTGCGTATGGTGGATGTCTCAGCCAAGGGGCCAACCGTGCGGACTGCCGTAGCAAGCGGACGCGTGGTCGTGCCACCCGAAGTGCTGCGGGCCATCACGGCCCATGAGGTGCGGAAAGGGGATGTGCTGACGGTCGCACAGCTTGCGGGCATCATGGGGGCCAAGCAGACCAGCCTCCTGATTCCACTCTGCCATCACGTTAACCTGACCGCCATTGACCTGGAGCTGAAGCCTAACCAGGAAACCAACAGTATTGAAATTCGCGCCTACACCAAGGCAACTGGACCCACAGGCGTGGAGATGGAGGCGCTGACGGCGGTCTCCATTGCAGCGCTGACGATCTACGACATGTGCAAGTCGCTCTCTAAGGAGATTGTTATCACAGATATTCAGTTGTTGGCTAAAACCGGAGGCGCCAGCGGAGACTATCGAAAGACAACGGCACGCTGA
- a CDS encoding amidohydrolase, with translation MKYAYILLAMGAMLVSTRQAQGQADYVLINGRLYTVDPAQPVAEAMAVRGDRILMVGTTAQLTDVYPDAPHIDLEGRVVVPGFIDAHAHLMGLGLNRMRADLTGTRSVQEILERLETFAQQLPRDAWLLGRGWDQNDWPVKEFPTRQMLDAVFPERPVWLVRIDGHAAWANTAAIRRAYPALLTEAVPDPEGGHIVRDAEGRPTGVFIDAAMDLIARHIPPPSEAELDEALRRAVAEANRFGLTGVHDAGTSLATIRRYQQAVDAGTLTLRLYVMVDGLGEAFQHFCAQGPLLNYGGRLTVRSVKLYIDGALGSRGAALLADYSDDPGNRGLLRYEPEAFAQMVARAMQCGFQVNTHAIGDRGVRVVLDVYEKALQTLGRTVGRHRVEHAQVIAPEDFARFAQLNIIASMQPTHATSDMYWAEDRLGPERVQGAYAWRTLLQHGVRLAFGSDFPVESVNPLLGFYAAITRQDADGWPEGGWYPEQRLTREEALRAFTLDAAYAAFQEHELGSLTPGKYADFVVLSHDIMTVPPAQILQTRVLATFLGGQCVYADPEAAALCPAPR, from the coding sequence CGATGGCGGTTCGAGGCGACCGCATCCTGATGGTTGGTACCACGGCCCAGCTTACAGATGTCTACCCCGATGCTCCCCATATTGATCTGGAAGGACGCGTGGTAGTACCCGGGTTTATCGATGCCCATGCGCATCTGATGGGGCTGGGCCTGAACCGCATGCGGGCCGATCTGACGGGCACGCGTTCCGTCCAGGAGATTCTGGAGCGGCTGGAGACGTTTGCGCAGCAGTTGCCCCGGGATGCCTGGCTGCTGGGACGTGGCTGGGATCAAAACGACTGGCCGGTCAAAGAATTCCCCACCCGCCAGATGCTGGACGCGGTCTTTCCAGAACGGCCCGTCTGGCTGGTGCGCATTGACGGGCATGCCGCCTGGGCAAACACCGCTGCCATCCGCAGGGCCTACCCGGCCCTGCTGACAGAAGCCGTTCCAGACCCCGAAGGGGGACACATCGTGCGGGATGCCGAGGGACGTCCGACCGGTGTGTTTATCGACGCAGCTATGGATCTGATAGCGCGGCACATTCCGCCGCCTTCAGAAGCCGAGTTGGACGAGGCGCTGCGCCGGGCTGTTGCCGAGGCCAATCGTTTCGGGTTGACAGGGGTGCATGATGCTGGCACCAGCCTGGCGACGATCCGGCGCTACCAGCAGGCAGTAGATGCCGGGACGCTTACGTTACGTCTGTATGTGATGGTGGATGGGCTGGGAGAGGCGTTTCAGCACTTCTGCGCTCAGGGACCGTTGTTGAATTATGGCGGGCGTCTGACGGTGCGTTCGGTCAAGCTGTACATTGACGGAGCGCTGGGAAGCCGAGGGGCCGCCCTGCTGGCCGACTATAGCGATGATCCCGGTAATCGGGGACTGCTACGCTATGAGCCGGAAGCGTTTGCGCAGATGGTCGCGCGGGCTATGCAATGTGGCTTTCAGGTCAACACGCATGCTATCGGTGATCGGGGCGTACGTGTGGTGCTGGATGTTTACGAGAAGGCTTTGCAGACGCTGGGGCGCACGGTGGGACGCCATCGGGTAGAGCACGCGCAGGTAATTGCACCCGAAGATTTTGCTCGCTTTGCACAACTGAACATAATCGCGTCGATGCAACCCACGCACGCTACCAGCGATATGTACTGGGCCGAAGACCGGCTTGGCCCTGAGCGCGTGCAGGGGGCGTACGCCTGGCGCACGTTGCTGCAGCATGGCGTGCGCCTGGCTTTTGGATCCGACTTTCCGGTTGAGTCGGTCAATCCGCTGCTGGGGTTTTATGCAGCTATTACGCGGCAAGACGCCGATGGCTGGCCGGAGGGTGGCTGGTATCCCGAGCAGCGGCTTACGCGCGAAGAAGCACTGCGGGCCTTTACCCTGGACGCTGCCTATGCGGCGTTTCAAGAGCATGAGCTGGGCTCGCTGACGCCCGGTAAGTATGCCGATTTCGTCGTGCTTTCACACGACATTATGACCGTGCCGCCAGCGCAAATTCTCCAGACACGCGTGCTGGCGACCTTTCTGGGCGGCCAATGCGTCTATGCCGATCCGGAAGCTGCTGCGCTGTGTCCTGCTCCGCGGTGA
- a CDS encoding YaiO family outer membrane beta-barrel protein, with protein MRLLLAIGLGYLMVLPSVAQKQSHWHLFTFYSYEALNQQRPAWHVWHLGLQRRLARQTVIADVTVHQRFNRRDVAWALDSWSTLWSKAYGNLRLQYAPTPQFLPAAEVYLELYQGLGAWEVALSARSRFFSDNTVPTLGLALARYEANWYLRTRTMLTTLAGHLNWTQTFMARRYWRPPQEFIDLQVGIGRGVEIIDVGPVLQAVRTYFVAIRLQRFLRPSLGISVGLTYSNDDLFTRRGILLGLLQRW; from the coding sequence ATGCGCTTGCTGCTTGCCATTGGCCTGGGATACCTGATGGTGCTTCCATCAGTTGCACAGAAACAGTCCCATTGGCACCTCTTCACGTTTTACTCCTACGAAGCCCTCAACCAGCAGCGCCCAGCCTGGCACGTGTGGCACCTTGGACTTCAACGGCGTCTTGCCCGTCAGACCGTGATCGCCGATGTTACCGTGCACCAGCGATTCAACCGACGCGACGTAGCCTGGGCGCTCGATAGCTGGTCTACCCTGTGGTCAAAAGCCTACGGCAACCTGCGGCTGCAGTATGCGCCAACCCCGCAGTTTTTACCCGCTGCAGAGGTTTATCTTGAACTCTATCAGGGCCTGGGAGCCTGGGAAGTGGCGCTTTCCGCACGCTCGCGCTTCTTTTCGGACAATACGGTGCCTACCCTGGGACTGGCCCTGGCGCGCTATGAAGCCAACTGGTACCTGCGTACCCGTACCATGCTGACGACCCTGGCAGGCCACCTGAACTGGACGCAGACGTTTATGGCCCGCCGCTACTGGCGTCCTCCTCAGGAGTTTATAGATCTGCAGGTGGGGATAGGCCGCGGCGTAGAAATCATTGACGTGGGGCCCGTGCTGCAGGCTGTTCGCACCTACTTCGTGGCCATCCGCCTGCAACGGTTCCTAAGGCCCTCCCTGGGCATCTCGGTCGGGCTTACCTACAGCAACGACGACCTGTTTACGCGGCGAGGCATTCTGCTGGGATTGCTACAGCGCTGGTAG